From the Roseibium sp. HPY-6 genome, one window contains:
- a CDS encoding cobalamin-independent methionine synthase II family protein: MSKIDVTHVGSLPRTQEVVDFIFAREKGEAYDEAAFDAAMAAAVSETVRKQVEAGVTIVSDGETSKISYATYVKDRYTGFSGDSPRNAPADLKMYPSFLKRIAESGGTPQYARPMCTGEVRSKGQGELIKDIRHLKLAMAEHGAEHGFMNAASPGVISLFLQNDYYPSREAYLQALADVMKEEYETIVASGLNLQLDCPDLALSRHMLFTDLSDDEFLKIAASHVDALNHALQNIDPAKVRIHICWGNYEGPHVCDISMDKVFSTLMSARARYVLFETSNPRHAHEWTVFRDRKSEIPDDKILVPGVVDTTTNFVEHPQVVAQRLDRFIPIVGADRVIAGSDCGFGTFAGFGAVDPEIAFAKLKALADGAAIAGGHA, translated from the coding sequence ATGAGCAAGATTGACGTTACCCATGTCGGCTCATTGCCGAGAACACAGGAAGTCGTCGACTTTATCTTTGCCCGGGAAAAGGGCGAAGCCTATGACGAGGCTGCCTTTGATGCGGCCATGGCGGCCGCCGTTTCGGAGACCGTGCGCAAGCAGGTCGAGGCTGGCGTCACCATCGTCAGCGACGGCGAGACCTCCAAAATCTCTTATGCGACCTATGTGAAAGACCGCTACACGGGTTTTTCCGGCGACAGTCCCCGCAATGCGCCCGCCGACTTGAAGATGTATCCGAGCTTTCTGAAACGGATCGCGGAAAGCGGCGGCACACCCCAATACGCGCGTCCGATGTGCACCGGCGAAGTCCGCTCCAAGGGGCAGGGCGAGCTGATCAAGGACATCCGCCATCTGAAACTTGCAATGGCAGAACACGGGGCGGAACACGGTTTCATGAATGCGGCCTCGCCCGGGGTGATTTCGCTCTTTCTCCAGAACGATTACTACCCGTCTCGGGAAGCCTATCTGCAGGCGCTCGCAGACGTCATGAAGGAGGAATACGAGACCATCGTCGCTTCGGGACTGAACCTGCAGCTCGATTGTCCGGACCTCGCCCTGTCAAGGCATATGCTCTTCACCGATCTGTCGGATGATGAATTCCTGAAGATCGCGGCGAGCCACGTCGATGCGCTGAACCATGCGCTTCAGAACATTGACCCGGCAAAGGTGCGCATTCACATCTGCTGGGGGAACTACGAAGGCCCGCATGTCTGCGACATTTCCATGGACAAGGTGTTCTCGACCCTGATGTCGGCGCGTGCCCGCTACGTGCTGTTCGAGACGTCCAATCCCAGACATGCACATGAGTGGACCGTTTTCCGTGACCGCAAATCTGAAATTCCGGACGACAAGATTCTTGTGCCGGGCGTGGTCGATACGACCACGAATTTCGTGGAGCACCCACAAGTGGTCGCGCAGCGTCTGGACCGGTTCATACCGATTGTCGGCGCCGATCGGGTGATCGCCGGATCGGACTGCGGCTTCGGGACTTTCGCCGGTTTTGGCGCTGTTGATCCGGAGATCGCCTTTGCCAAGCTGAAGGCACTTGCCGACGGTGCCGCAATTGCCGGAGGACATGCGTGA
- a CDS encoding alpha/beta fold hydrolase, with protein MTPLVLLPGMMCDARLYGPQIAALSGSVPIHLAPITDCATVEELAADVLSSAPAQFALAGLSMGGIVAMEVVKQAPDRVLRLALLDTNPRAELEEVKQRREPQIDKVRAGGLREVMRDELKPNYLANGPLRQDVLEVCMAMALDLGPEVFERQSRALQTRPDQQETLKALKMPTLILMGKEDRLCPLERHELMHTLIEGSDLRIVEQAGHLPTLEQPEAVNAAFKTWLEIQ; from the coding sequence GTGACCCCACTCGTCCTGCTTCCGGGCATGATGTGTGATGCGCGGCTCTACGGCCCTCAGATTGCCGCGCTGTCTGGAAGCGTGCCAATTCATCTGGCTCCGATCACAGACTGCGCCACAGTAGAAGAGCTCGCCGCAGATGTTCTTTCGAGCGCACCGGCGCAATTTGCGCTGGCCGGGCTTTCAATGGGCGGGATCGTTGCGATGGAAGTCGTGAAGCAGGCTCCGGACCGGGTTTTGAGACTGGCCTTGCTGGATACAAATCCCCGGGCGGAACTTGAGGAAGTCAAGCAACGGCGCGAGCCACAGATCGACAAGGTAAGGGCAGGCGGACTGCGCGAGGTGATGAGAGACGAACTCAAGCCGAATTACCTCGCAAATGGCCCGCTGCGGCAGGACGTCCTGGAGGTGTGCATGGCGATGGCTCTTGATCTTGGTCCCGAGGTTTTCGAGCGACAGTCAAGGGCTCTTCAAACGCGGCCTGATCAGCAGGAAACGCTGAAAGCGCTGAAAATGCCGACCCTGATCCTGATGGGCAAGGAAGACCGGCTCTGCCCTTTGGAGCGGCATGAATTGATGCACACGCTTATCGAGGGTTCCGATCTCAGGATCGTTGAACAAGCAGGCCATCTGCCGACCCTCGAACAACCCGAGGCCGTGAACGCGGCCTTCAAGACCTGGCTGGAAATCCAATGA
- a CDS encoding RraA family protein, producing MNTELLDLLKSVDTPTVCNAIEVAEGKRGFNRFTRGTMLASDPSALAMVGFARTAKISALAPPTEPPEVIKARRMDYYRYMSEGPRPALTVVEDIDFPNAIGAFWGEINTTVHKGLGLSGTLTNGVMRDLGDLPDGFPVVAGSIGPSHGYVHVKEIDGPVKIFGLDIHPGELVHADRHGALVVPETVIPDLANAIRKLLDTEQLVLAPAREPGFDFEKFEAAWAAFEKART from the coding sequence ATGAACACCGAGCTCCTGGACCTCCTGAAATCCGTCGACACGCCGACAGTGTGCAATGCGATTGAAGTGGCGGAGGGAAAACGCGGCTTCAACCGTTTCACGCGCGGGACCATGCTGGCTTCCGACCCTTCGGCCCTTGCCATGGTGGGCTTCGCGCGCACCGCAAAGATCTCCGCCTTGGCACCGCCGACCGAACCGCCTGAAGTCATCAAGGCAAGACGGATGGATTACTACCGGTACATGTCCGAGGGACCCCGCCCGGCGCTGACTGTCGTTGAGGACATTGATTTCCCGAATGCCATCGGCGCCTTCTGGGGGGAAATCAACACGACCGTGCACAAGGGTCTGGGGCTCTCAGGAACGTTGACCAATGGGGTCATGCGCGATCTTGGCGACTTGCCGGACGGGTTTCCGGTCGTTGCCGGATCGATTGGACCGAGCCACGGCTATGTTCACGTCAAGGAAATAGATGGACCCGTCAAGATCTTCGGTCTGGACATTCATCCCGGCGAACTTGTCCATGCGGACCGGCACGGCGCGTTGGTTGTCCCCGAAACAGTGATCCCCGATCTGGCGAACGCGATCCGTAAGCTTCTGGACACGGAACAGCTCGTTTTGGCCCCGGCCCGGGAACCTGGTTTCGATTTTGAAAAGTTCGAAGCGGCGTGGGCGGCATTCGAAAAAGCCCGCACGTAA
- a CDS encoding cytochrome b, whose product MSGIGGQSVQSVSRYGTPARLLHWAVAVLVLVTWPLGLMIGFAKKDVVSTFYLLHESFGFLVIWLMLLRVGNKLTAVSPPHEGPALERYAATTVHGLLYLFLIIMPVSGFLATNAHGFPLKWFGLFQVWSPIGKSPDIAWTLSAIHAWSAWILLALFALHIGAVLFHHMLKKDMTLYKIL is encoded by the coding sequence ATGTCCGGGATCGGCGGACAATCAGTTCAGTCCGTTTCCCGTTACGGCACTCCGGCGCGCCTGTTGCATTGGGCCGTTGCTGTCCTTGTCCTTGTGACTTGGCCCCTCGGGCTGATGATCGGTTTTGCCAAAAAGGATGTGGTTTCGACTTTCTACCTTCTCCATGAAAGTTTCGGTTTTCTGGTGATCTGGCTGATGCTTTTGAGGGTAGGCAACAAGCTCACGGCGGTGTCGCCGCCGCACGAAGGACCGGCTCTGGAGCGTTACGCTGCCACAACGGTTCATGGTCTGCTTTACCTCTTCCTGATCATCATGCCGGTCTCTGGTTTCCTGGCGACCAATGCACACGGGTTTCCGCTGAAATGGTTTGGTCTGTTTCAGGTCTGGAGTCCCATCGGCAAGAGCCCGGATATCGCCTGGACGCTTTCAGCCATTCACGCCTGGAGTGCCTGGATCCTGCTTGCCCTGTTCGCGCTTCACATAGGTGCCGTACTGTTTCATCACATGCTTAAGAAAGACATGACTCTCTACAAGATACTTTAG
- a CDS encoding adenylate/guanylate cyclase domain-containing protein, producing the protein MKSTVPRWIVALAFVSGLAWSGYLAQRHLAGTASVLDRFETVLLDLRIILTGERKAPKNVTIVAIDDQTVSIVGKYPLTRSQLAELVGKIEAAGAQALAIDILLFGASDSAGDAALAKQFKALPVVIAAAGHSGNMSSSASFVPTVASILPPTPEIADAAEVGLANVVTDTGGTPRHIPLLFLTDAGLQPSFSLKALELYSNKTPIITESGLRTGNRDQVLDAGWHLALNYYGPGGTIRTVSAERLLTDKAPDLTGQIVVLGVTATGVGDRFGTPFDPVLPGAEVQATGIANLLDGTALARNDIIRLADGTAAIAITVLGLVAVAFLPLAPASVFYIFLLACWLLAGFLLFGQSQWLNGALPFAASLPPVVGLLVTRQIFDRFHSRRLMQAQTALSRFQSPRLADRIAEDPDFLAHPREQDAAMLFIDLSGYTGLSEQLGPVKTRDFLKTFHTIVVDVADKTGGAVLDFMGDGAMLGFGVPDASQTDPVNAVRCAFQLESTISGWLGNSNAATHISAVRVGAHFGKVVLSRLGHDRQQQITTTGDCVNVASRLLEIAKGHDASIAFSVDLLDAVASRSGNRMPTPRLETVSIRGRQQDLQVALWRTGEFPAVPVRVSGYS; encoded by the coding sequence ATGAAATCGACCGTTCCGCGCTGGATTGTTGCCCTTGCTTTCGTAAGTGGCCTGGCTTGGAGCGGATATCTCGCCCAGCGGCATCTTGCAGGCACCGCGAGCGTGCTCGACAGGTTCGAGACTGTTTTGCTTGATCTGCGCATCATCCTGACCGGTGAGCGGAAAGCTCCGAAGAACGTGACAATTGTCGCGATCGACGATCAAACGGTATCGATCGTTGGAAAATATCCGCTCACACGGTCACAGCTGGCAGAGCTGGTCGGGAAGATCGAGGCTGCCGGAGCCCAGGCGCTGGCGATCGACATTCTGTTGTTCGGCGCATCGGACAGTGCGGGCGATGCCGCCCTGGCAAAGCAGTTCAAAGCCCTGCCGGTGGTGATTGCCGCGGCAGGGCACAGCGGGAACATGTCTTCGTCGGCGAGTTTCGTGCCGACCGTTGCAAGCATCCTGCCACCCACGCCGGAAATCGCCGATGCCGCCGAAGTGGGCCTTGCAAATGTCGTGACAGATACCGGCGGTACTCCCAGGCACATCCCGCTCCTTTTCCTGACTGACGCAGGACTGCAGCCATCCTTCAGCCTCAAGGCACTGGAGCTTTATTCAAACAAGACGCCCATTATTACCGAGTCTGGCCTCAGAACGGGCAACCGCGATCAGGTTCTTGATGCCGGTTGGCATCTTGCGCTCAACTACTATGGGCCGGGCGGGACGATCCGGACGGTCAGCGCCGAACGTCTGCTCACCGACAAAGCCCCGGATCTGACCGGTCAGATCGTTGTTCTGGGCGTCACCGCGACCGGTGTCGGCGACAGGTTCGGCACGCCCTTCGACCCTGTTTTGCCCGGCGCTGAAGTGCAGGCAACCGGCATCGCCAATCTTCTTGACGGGACTGCGCTTGCCCGAAACGACATCATACGGCTTGCGGATGGCACCGCTGCAATTGCCATCACCGTTCTCGGCCTTGTTGCGGTCGCCTTTCTACCGCTCGCACCGGCGTCCGTATTCTACATCTTTCTGCTGGCCTGCTGGCTGCTCGCGGGTTTTTTACTTTTCGGGCAGTCGCAGTGGCTGAATGGCGCCCTGCCATTTGCCGCCAGCCTGCCGCCGGTGGTCGGGCTCCTGGTCACAAGGCAGATTTTTGACCGGTTCCATTCGCGGCGGCTGATGCAGGCCCAGACAGCATTGAGCCGCTTTCAATCTCCACGGCTCGCCGATCGCATTGCCGAAGATCCGGACTTTCTTGCTCACCCGCGAGAACAGGACGCGGCCATGCTGTTCATCGACCTGTCGGGTTACACCGGGCTTAGCGAACAGCTCGGCCCCGTCAAAACCCGCGATTTCCTGAAAACCTTCCACACGATCGTTGTCGATGTCGCCGACAAAACGGGCGGCGCTGTGCTGGATTTCATGGGCGACGGTGCCATGCTCGGTTTTGGCGTTCCCGATGCATCGCAAACCGATCCGGTCAACGCGGTGCGCTGTGCGTTTCAGTTGGAAAGCACGATTAGCGGATGGTTGGGAAACTCCAACGCGGCAACGCACATCAGCGCTGTGCGCGTGGGCGCACATTTCGGAAAGGTTGTGCTCTCCAGACTAGGACATGACAGGCAGCAGCAGATCACGACGACCGGCGACTGCGTCAATGTTGCCAGCCGGTTGCTGGAGATCGCAAAAGGCCACGATGCGTCAATCGCATTTTCGGTGGATCTGCTCGACGCGGTAGCCAGCCGGTCGGGCAACAGGATGCCGACACCGCGACTTGAAACCGTCTCGATCCGTGGACGCCAGCAGGATTTGCAGGTTGCGCTGTGGCGGACCGGGGAATTTCCCGCCGTTCCAGTTCGCGTTTCCGGATATTCCTGA
- a CDS encoding FecR domain-containing protein, whose translation MRNFVLLTVLTLLITLSPQGAVAQSLVGCTASNLTDPPRIVYQCEGGVVLEAEAAAALGIVTSGADNRPTDVDVSSDAVLIEVAPGSGPFQIRTPHAIAAVRGTVYAVDVEDGKTAVFVSEGEVAVSRPDGSDQVLLGQGFGVDVAPGEPLVAREWGAERVRNLLSRFGR comes from the coding sequence ATGAGAAACTTCGTCCTGCTCACGGTGCTCACGCTTCTGATCACTCTGTCACCTCAAGGAGCGGTCGCGCAATCACTCGTTGGCTGCACGGCATCGAACCTGACAGATCCGCCTCGCATCGTTTACCAGTGCGAAGGGGGCGTGGTTCTGGAAGCCGAAGCCGCTGCAGCGCTCGGCATCGTGACATCAGGCGCTGACAACAGACCGACGGACGTGGACGTGTCGTCCGACGCCGTGTTGATAGAAGTCGCACCCGGCAGCGGACCGTTTCAGATCCGGACACCGCACGCAATCGCGGCCGTGCGCGGAACAGTCTATGCCGTCGACGTCGAGGACGGAAAAACCGCCGTCTTCGTAAGTGAAGGCGAGGTTGCGGTCTCTCGCCCGGACGGGTCCGATCAGGTTCTTTTGGGTCAAGGCTTCGGAGTTGATGTTGCGCCCGGTGAACCGCTTGTCGCTCGCGAATGGGGCGCCGAGAGGGTCAGAAATCTCCTAAGCCGTTTCGGTCGATGA
- a CDS encoding Crp/Fnr family transcriptional regulator — MEVDRDFNKEKLLGKSFVFDAFDDQAKRELASFAFVKRYKSGETIFTMGDPGQSMMAIAEGSVRVSMLTPSAREITLNDLQAGDVFGEIALLDGGERSASVKALTNCTLIVLERRSLLDVLQRNPGLSIPLIELLCQRVRRSDERMIEIAFLDLPVRLAKLVIRLTVTPPGSEDKPLKKLSQSQSELASMIGNTRENVNRCLRKWQKAELITLRDGWLIIDNREALEAIAEDD, encoded by the coding sequence ATGGAAGTCGACCGTGATTTCAACAAGGAGAAACTTCTCGGCAAGAGTTTCGTGTTCGATGCGTTTGACGACCAGGCAAAGCGGGAACTGGCAAGTTTTGCCTTTGTGAAGCGCTACAAATCCGGAGAAACCATTTTTACCATGGGCGACCCGGGGCAAAGCATGATGGCGATCGCTGAAGGCTCTGTGCGGGTAAGCATGCTGACGCCGAGCGCGCGCGAGATTACGCTCAACGACTTGCAGGCCGGCGATGTTTTCGGGGAGATAGCGCTGCTCGACGGTGGTGAGCGCTCCGCCAGCGTAAAGGCTCTCACCAATTGCACGCTGATAGTGCTCGAAAGGCGCTCCCTCCTGGATGTCCTGCAGCGCAACCCCGGCCTGTCCATTCCGCTGATCGAACTCCTGTGTCAACGCGTCCGGCGCTCGGATGAGCGCATGATCGAAATCGCGTTTCTGGATCTTCCGGTGCGGCTCGCGAAACTTGTAATCCGCCTGACGGTGACGCCTCCCGGCTCAGAGGATAAGCCGCTGAAAAAACTTTCACAGTCCCAGTCCGAGCTTGCAAGCATGATTGGAAACACCCGTGAAAACGTGAATCGCTGTCTGCGAAAGTGGCAGAAGGCGGAATTGATCACACTACGGGACGGTTGGCTGATCATTGACAATAGAGAGGCGCTTGAAGCGATAGCCGAAGACGACTGA
- a CDS encoding BA14K family protein, whose product MLAGTTEVTSAQKHKDAVMFKKSIVKTFSLAAVAVSLIVAGASTASAGNYGYGKHHGKSFGYVKVKPFYGFGYGKNRAWQKHVGWCSKRFKTYNSYDNTFRPYNGPRKKCRSPFFH is encoded by the coding sequence ATGCTCGCTGGCACGACAGAAGTGACCAGCGCGCAAAAACACAAGGATGCAGTAATGTTTAAAAAATCGATTGTTAAAACTTTTTCTCTGGCAGCAGTCGCCGTCTCTTTGATCGTAGCCGGTGCCTCCACCGCGTCTGCCGGAAACTATGGCTATGGAAAACACCACGGCAAGAGCTTCGGCTACGTCAAGGTAAAACCGTTTTACGGCTTCGGATACGGCAAAAACAGAGCATGGCAGAAGCATGTCGGCTGGTGCAGCAAGCGTTTCAAAACCTATAATTCCTATGACAACACGTTCCGGCCATATAACGGCCCGCGCAAGAAATGCCGCTCCCCTTTCTTTCACTGA
- a CDS encoding aspartate/glutamate racemase family protein: MTVQRGGKTVYGASVGILMLETRFPRIPGDMGNALTWPFPVQYRVVRGASPDLVVRSDARPLLDTFIGAAKDLVASGCDGITTNCGFLSILQDQLAEQIDVPLATSSLMQVPMVQATLPPGRRVGILTISRETLTEDHLKAANVPLDTPIVGTERGKVFTRDILGDAPEIDFSACLEDMRDAARELVANNSDLGAIVLECTNMVPYAADIRRLTGLPVYSIYNYVLWFQQSLAPARFALELDDPRW, translated from the coding sequence GTGACGGTTCAGCGCGGCGGGAAAACCGTTTACGGTGCAAGTGTCGGCATATTGATGCTTGAAACGCGCTTTCCGCGCATTCCAGGTGACATGGGCAACGCCCTGACCTGGCCCTTCCCTGTCCAATACCGGGTCGTGCGCGGCGCATCGCCCGATCTTGTTGTAAGGTCCGATGCACGTCCGCTGTTGGATACCTTTATCGGGGCGGCGAAGGACCTTGTTGCAAGTGGTTGCGACGGCATTACGACAAATTGCGGGTTCCTGTCGATCCTGCAGGATCAATTGGCTGAGCAGATAGATGTCCCGCTGGCAACCTCATCCCTGATGCAGGTTCCGATGGTCCAGGCAACGCTGCCTCCCGGCAGGCGGGTCGGCATCCTGACCATATCCCGGGAAACCCTCACCGAGGATCATTTGAAAGCGGCAAATGTCCCGCTGGACACACCGATTGTCGGCACGGAACGCGGCAAAGTCTTCACGCGGGACATTCTGGGTGATGCGCCTGAAATCGACTTTTCAGCTTGCCTTGAGGACATGCGCGATGCAGCAAGGGAACTCGTCGCGAACAATAGCGACTTGGGTGCCATTGTCCTGGAATGCACAAACATGGTGCCCTATGCCGCAGATATCCGCCGGTTGACGGGCTTACCCGTCTATTCGATCTACAACTATGTACTCTGGTTCCAGCAAAGCCTCGCTCCAGCCCGTTTTGCATTGGAGCTGGATGATCCGCGCTGGTGA
- a CDS encoding GntR family transcriptional regulator, with the protein MTKRLSSVDRVYETLRDMAIHFDFKPGERINESALTTKLGTSRTPLREALNRLVAEGFLTLAKGQGFFCRPLEPAKILELYQARCAIETEGIIRGIENASDEEILALCDYLDDFEKTYFTSTDLTEVLQQDEEFHLRLAALSGNGELVRLLSNLNERIRYVRLINFRQIREQMKDGEKEDPSLPAHRRIVDAVKRRDTDAAVKALRSHIERRSGETIELVRLAYSQLYVPSY; encoded by the coding sequence ATGACTAAACGTCTCAGCAGCGTTGACCGCGTCTACGAGACATTGCGCGACATGGCGATCCATTTCGACTTCAAGCCAGGCGAACGCATCAACGAGTCGGCTTTGACAACAAAGCTCGGCACCAGCCGGACACCTCTGCGCGAAGCGCTCAACCGCCTGGTTGCCGAAGGATTCCTGACGCTTGCGAAAGGTCAGGGCTTTTTCTGCCGCCCGCTTGAACCGGCAAAAATCCTGGAGCTTTACCAGGCCCGGTGCGCGATCGAGACCGAGGGAATCATCCGGGGCATCGAAAATGCCAGCGACGAAGAAATCCTGGCGCTTTGTGACTATCTCGACGATTTTGAAAAGACGTATTTCACGTCAACAGATCTGACGGAGGTTCTGCAGCAGGACGAAGAATTTCACCTGCGCCTTGCCGCACTGTCCGGCAATGGGGAACTCGTGAGGCTGCTCAGCAACCTGAATGAGCGTATTCGTTACGTGCGCCTCATCAACTTCCGCCAGATCCGCGAGCAGATGAAAGACGGCGAAAAAGAAGATCCGTCACTGCCGGCTCATCGCCGGATCGTCGATGCGGTCAAGCGCCGCGACACGGATGCGGCCGTCAAAGCGCTCCGCAGTCATATCGAACGGCGCAGCGGCGAAACCATCGAGCTCGTCCGCCTCGCCTATTCGCAGCTCTACGTGCCGAGTTACTGA
- a CDS encoding thiamine pyrophosphate-binding protein: MGETIRNALNGAEAMVRSLEAHGVRHIFGLCGDTTLPFYDAMFTLDHDITHVLTRDERSAAYMADAYARVTGRVGVCEGPSGGGATYILPGLIEANESSYAVLSITTDISVASYGKYPLTEVDQEALMRPLTKFNTVIKRADHIPRMVRQAFRAMTTGRPGSSHLGLPYDIQYDPVASEDIWGDPRHQTFPAYRGAPEPGAVEAAVEAVLTAKSPLIVCGGGVVISGAMESLDRLARRLDLAVATSISGKGSLADTHPLSLGVVGSNGGTDETWELMEAADLVVFMGCRAGSTTTSRWEAPRPGQRIVHFDSDPMVIGANYPTEVGVVADLKLALETANSYLDVRPGELPAFGGAAKVADIKDRKFAKFQELARGKTGEIVPEQIIDTLNKKLPDDAIVVSDPGTSCPYYNAYSQQKHPGRQYITNRAHGALGYALSAALGAWYGRPDSKVVAMMGDGSFAFACGELETVVRANAPITYIVFSNSAFGWIKASQYADCNRRYYNVDFNRTNQAAVAEAFGLKTWRVENAEDLGRVMTEALAHEGPTLIDVICQPLEEAAAPVRRWMG; this comes from the coding sequence TTGGGAGAAACCATTCGTAATGCGTTAAATGGTGCCGAAGCGATGGTGCGGTCGCTAGAGGCACACGGCGTCAGGCACATCTTCGGGCTGTGTGGTGACACGACGCTGCCGTTCTATGACGCCATGTTTACCCTCGATCACGACATTACCCACGTCCTCACAAGGGACGAGCGCAGTGCGGCCTATATGGCGGACGCTTATGCGCGCGTGACCGGGCGGGTCGGCGTATGCGAAGGCCCGTCAGGGGGAGGAGCCACCTACATTCTTCCAGGGCTTATCGAAGCGAACGAGAGCTCTTATGCGGTCTTGTCGATCACGACCGACATCTCGGTCGCATCCTACGGCAAATATCCGTTGACCGAGGTTGACCAGGAAGCGTTGATGCGCCCTTTGACCAAGTTCAATACGGTCATAAAGCGGGCGGATCATATTCCCCGCATGGTGCGCCAGGCTTTCCGCGCGATGACAACGGGCAGGCCTGGGTCCTCCCATCTCGGTCTGCCGTATGACATTCAGTATGATCCTGTTGCTTCAGAAGATATCTGGGGCGATCCCAGACATCAGACCTTTCCCGCCTACCGCGGCGCTCCTGAACCGGGCGCAGTGGAGGCAGCGGTTGAAGCCGTCCTGACGGCGAAATCCCCGCTGATCGTTTGTGGTGGCGGCGTTGTAATCTCTGGTGCCATGGAAAGCCTGGACCGTCTGGCGAGGCGTCTCGATCTGGCCGTTGCAACGTCCATTTCCGGCAAGGGGTCGCTCGCTGACACCCACCCGCTTTCCCTCGGGGTCGTAGGATCGAATGGCGGAACGGACGAAACCTGGGAACTGATGGAGGCAGCCGACCTGGTTGTCTTCATGGGATGCCGTGCCGGTTCCACGACCACGTCGCGCTGGGAGGCACCCAGGCCTGGGCAGCGGATCGTGCATTTCGACAGTGATCCCATGGTGATCGGCGCCAACTATCCGACCGAAGTCGGCGTGGTCGCGGATCTGAAACTCGCTCTTGAAACGGCAAACAGCTATCTCGATGTGCGCCCGGGTGAACTGCCGGCATTCGGCGGCGCCGCAAAGGTTGCCGATATCAAGGACCGCAAATTCGCGAAGTTCCAGGAGCTCGCCCGAGGCAAAACCGGTGAGATCGTCCCGGAACAGATCATCGACACGTTGAACAAAAAGCTTCCTGATGATGCGATCGTGGTTTCGGATCCGGGAACGAGCTGCCCCTACTACAATGCCTATTCGCAGCAAAAGCATCCTGGCCGGCAATACATCACCAACCGTGCGCATGGTGCGTTGGGTTATGCGCTCTCTGCCGCGCTCGGGGCCTGGTATGGACGGCCGGACAGCAAGGTCGTGGCCATGATGGGAGACGGTTCCTTTGCGTTTGCCTGCGGTGAATTGGAAACTGTTGTTCGCGCCAATGCGCCTATCACCTATATCGTTTTTTCCAATTCGGCCTTCGGTTGGATCAAGGCAAGTCAATATGCCGACTGCAACAGGCGTTATTACAATGTGGACTTCAACCGGACCAACCAGGCGGCTGTCGCTGAAGCCTTCGGCCTGAAAACCTGGCGGGTGGAAAATGCGGAGGATCTCGGCAGGGTCATGACGGAAGCCCTCGCCCATGAGGGGCCGACCCTTATTGACGTGATCTGCCAACCTCTTGAAGAAGCGGCCGCACCGGTGCGGCGTTGGATGGGTTGA